A window of the Armatimonadota bacterium genome harbors these coding sequences:
- the alaS gene encoding alanine--tRNA ligase, whose translation MAREERWPWQVVADTFLEYFRERGHAIVPSSSLVPAGDPTLLFTNAGMVQFKDVFLGREQRSYRRAASLQKCMRVQGKHNDLDNVGPSPRHHTFFFMLGNFSFGDYFKREAVAYAWDLLTGRYGLDPDRLVVTVHHADREAAEAWREVGVPSERVVAMGDATNFWMMAETGPCGPTSELHYDWGPEHCTCGRADCSVALDNGCLRWLEVWNLVFMQYEQRPDGTRVPLPRPGVDTGMGLERITSVLQGVNDDYATDLFTPLLDRLQVLLGHDAAGRHAHRVAYRVLADHGRAMAFLMADGVVPGNEGRGYVLRMIMRRAMRFARAAGVSHPLLADLADAVVDLMGERYPELASQREFIRTVARQEEERFAQTLAAGLQKLDELVAATLARGHRVLAGEDVFRLYDTYGFPLEMTRDVARERGLTVDESGFARALEAQRERARAAQAFGLRPDERRYAALAEAGVTSEFIGYRRLRARARVLAVLVPDGQVQEAREGAEVEVVLDRTPFYPEGGGQVGDTGVLAGRDGEVEVTDTQRPLPGLIVHRGRVVRGRIRAGQSVRAAVDQARRWDIMRNHTATHLLHRALREVLGEHARQAGSLVAPDRLRFDFVHTAPLTAAQRAAVEERVNEQILADLPVRARWMSLEDALRLGAVALFGEKYGDRVRVVSIADYSRELCGGTHLSRTSQAGLFKVTAESGVAAGIRRVEAVTGRGVLALLRQQEATLRALSERLRAGPEELVERVARLLERERDLERELRTARARASAVEAVPAVVLDGTTVVVADTDLEEPADLRAEADRLRARLDQQRVAGVVVVASSRSGAVVATRTTAVTPPVDAGRLVRLLVERFGGRGGGRPTLGQGGLRDRALVGEMVRASRDPAFLRTLLEQAREEAAGSG comes from the coding sequence TTTTTGGGGCGGGAGCAGCGCTCCTACCGCCGCGCGGCATCCCTGCAGAAATGCATGCGGGTGCAGGGCAAGCACAACGACCTGGACAACGTGGGCCCCAGCCCCCGCCATCACACGTTCTTCTTCATGCTGGGCAACTTCAGCTTCGGGGACTACTTCAAGCGCGAGGCGGTGGCCTACGCCTGGGACCTGCTGACCGGGCGCTACGGCCTGGACCCCGACCGCCTGGTGGTCACCGTCCACCACGCCGATCGGGAGGCCGCCGAGGCCTGGCGGGAGGTGGGCGTGCCGTCGGAGCGGGTGGTGGCCATGGGCGACGCCACCAACTTCTGGATGATGGCCGAGACCGGCCCCTGCGGGCCCACCTCGGAATTGCATTACGACTGGGGGCCGGAGCACTGCACCTGCGGCCGCGCCGACTGCAGCGTGGCGCTGGACAACGGGTGCCTGCGGTGGCTGGAGGTGTGGAACCTGGTGTTCATGCAGTACGAGCAGCGGCCTGACGGGACCCGCGTTCCCCTGCCGCGCCCGGGGGTGGACACCGGGATGGGGCTGGAGCGGATCACGTCGGTCCTGCAGGGGGTGAACGACGATTACGCCACCGACCTGTTCACCCCTCTCCTGGACCGCCTGCAGGTTCTGCTGGGGCACGATGCCGCCGGCCGCCACGCCCATCGGGTGGCGTACCGGGTGCTGGCAGACCACGGGCGGGCCATGGCGTTCCTGATGGCCGACGGGGTTGTGCCGGGCAACGAGGGGCGCGGCTATGTGCTGCGGATGATCATGCGGCGGGCGATGCGCTTTGCCCGCGCCGCGGGCGTCAGCCACCCCCTGCTGGCGGACCTGGCCGATGCGGTGGTGGACCTGATGGGAGAGCGCTATCCGGAACTGGCCTCCCAGCGGGAGTTCATCCGGACCGTCGCCCGCCAGGAGGAGGAACGCTTCGCCCAGACCCTGGCGGCGGGCCTGCAGAAGCTGGACGAGCTGGTGGCGGCCACCCTGGCCCGGGGGCATCGGGTCCTGGCCGGCGAGGACGTCTTCCGGCTGTACGACACCTACGGCTTCCCCCTGGAGATGACCCGGGACGTGGCCCGCGAGCGCGGGCTGACCGTGGACGAGTCCGGATTCGCCCGGGCCCTGGAGGCCCAGCGGGAGCGCGCCCGGGCCGCCCAGGCGTTCGGGCTGCGGCCCGACGAGCGCCGGTACGCGGCCCTGGCGGAGGCGGGAGTGACCAGCGAGTTCATCGGCTACCGGCGCCTGCGGGCGCGCGCCCGGGTCCTGGCCGTGCTGGTGCCGGACGGGCAGGTGCAGGAGGCGCGCGAAGGCGCCGAGGTGGAGGTGGTGCTGGACCGCACGCCGTTCTATCCCGAAGGCGGCGGTCAGGTGGGCGATACGGGCGTCCTGGCGGGCCGCGACGGCGAGGTGGAGGTGACGGACACCCAGCGGCCGCTGCCCGGGCTGATCGTCCACCGCGGCCGCGTGGTGCGCGGGCGGATCCGGGCCGGGCAGAGCGTGCGGGCGGCCGTGGACCAGGCACGGCGATGGGACATCATGCGCAACCACACGGCGACCCACCTGCTCCACCGGGCCCTGCGGGAGGTCCTGGGCGAGCACGCCCGCCAGGCCGGGTCCCTGGTGGCCCCCGACCGGCTGCGGTTCGACTTCGTGCACACCGCCCCGCTGACCGCGGCCCAGCGGGCGGCGGTCGAAGAGCGGGTCAACGAGCAGATCCTGGCCGACCTGCCGGTGCGCGCCCGCTGGATGTCTCTGGAGGACGCCCTGCGCCTGGGCGCCGTGGCCCTGTTCGGCGAGAAGTACGGCGACCGGGTGCGGGTGGTCAGCATCGCCGACTACAGCCGCGAACTGTGCGGCGGCACCCACCTGTCGCGCACCTCCCAGGCGGGGCTGTTCAAGGTCACGGCCGAGAGCGGGGTCGCCGCCGGCATCCGGCGGGTGGAGGCCGTGACCGGGCGCGGAGTGCTGGCGCTCCTGCGCCAGCAGGAGGCCACCCTGCGGGCGCTGTCCGAACGCCTGCGGGCGGGCCCCGAGGAGCTGGTGGAGCGGGTCGCCCGGCTGCTGGAGAGGGAGCGGGATCTGGAGCGGGAGCTGCGCACGGCCCGCGCCCGCGCCTCTGCCGTGGAGGCCGTGCCGGCGGTGGTCCTGGACGGCACCACCGTCGTCGTGGCCGACACCGATCTGGAGGAGCCGGCGGACCTGCGCGCGGAAGCCGACCGGTTGCGGGCGCGGCTGGACCAGCAGCGCGTGGCGGGCGTCGTGGTGGTCGCCTCCTCCCGCAGCGGGGCCGTGGTGGCGACCCGCACCACCGCGGTGACGCCGCCCGTGGACGCCGGCCGTCTGGTCCGGCTGCTGGTGGAGCGGTTCGGCGGGCGCGGGGGCGGCCGACCGACCCTGGGCCAGGGGGGCCTGCGGGACCGGGCCCTGGTCGGCGAGATGGTCCGGGCCAGCCGCGATCCCGCGTTTCTGCGGACTCTGCTGGAGCAGGCGCGGGAGGAGGCGGCGGGGTCGGGATGA
- the ruvX gene encoding Holliday junction resolvase RuvX, translating to MRVLALDVGARRIGLAISSPDGTLAQPAGVVERRSWPQVVEALRERIRRYGVERVVVGLPRRLDGTEATAAEVARRFARRLQEALGVPVDLADEWLTTVEAERLLVAADLSRRRRRQTRDAVAAALILQTYLDRRR from the coding sequence ATGAGGGTTCTGGCGCTGGATGTGGGCGCGCGGCGCATCGGGCTGGCGATCTCGTCGCCCGACGGGACCCTGGCCCAGCCCGCAGGCGTGGTCGAGCGCCGCTCCTGGCCCCAGGTGGTGGAGGCGCTGCGCGAGCGGATCCGACGCTACGGGGTGGAGCGGGTGGTGGTGGGCCTGCCTCGCCGCCTGGACGGGACCGAGGCCACCGCGGCGGAGGTGGCCCGGCGGTTTGCCCGCCGGCTGCAGGAGGCCCTGGGGGTGCCGGTGGACCTGGCCGACGAGTGGCTGACGACGGTGGAGGCCGAGCGACTGCTGGTGGCCGCCGACCTCAGCCGCCGCCGGCGGCGCCAGACGCGCGATGCGGTGGCGGCGGCGCTGATCCTGCAGACCTACCTCGACCGGCGGCGTTGA
- a CDS encoding DUF1292 domain-containing protein, which translates to MADRGEVITLLDEQGQAHDFSLVDVIEVDRHRYAILQPLSGEGVSEDDPAVVFRVEGETLVAVEDEEEFRKVADAIEAEAGYDDVEVVGEDSSSDDDAVN; encoded by the coding sequence GTGGCCGACCGGGGAGAAGTCATCACGTTGCTGGACGAGCAGGGCCAGGCTCACGACTTCAGCCTGGTGGACGTGATCGAGGTGGACCGGCACCGCTACGCCATCCTCCAGCCGCTGTCGGGCGAAGGCGTCTCCGAAGACGACCCTGCGGTGGTGTTCCGGGTGGAGGGGGAGACGCTGGTGGCGGTGGAGGACGAGGAAGAGTTCCGCAAGGTCGCCGACGCCATCGAGGCCGAGGCGGGCTACGACGATGTGGAGGTCGTGGGCGAGGACTCCTCCTCCGACGACGACGCCGTCAACTGA
- the mltG gene encoding endolytic transglycosylase MltG codes for MTSARRTAVLAGAVLAAGAAAVASAATAVRPANPSGSPQVVLVPPGAPAAEIGRRLESEGIIRRASDFVWVVRLRRLEGRLQGGEYRLSPAMGLLEVVDVLARGQVLLHEVTVPEGYTALDVARLLADAGLGDRRRLEALVRGGAARLPHAFLRGVPTGSLEGYLFPDTYRLPRGWPEERVVGVLLDRFADVVLPLWRQEGGGRSLHEIVTMASLVEREARRDDERALIAGVLYNRLRRGMRLEVDATVLYALGRHKAVVTYRDLDVDSPYNTYRRAGLPPGPIANPGLASIRAALRPAATDYLYYVARPDGSHVFSRTYREHLAAIRRHRSGQ; via the coding sequence ATGACGTCAGCGCGGCGCACTGCGGTGCTGGCAGGAGCCGTTCTCGCGGCGGGAGCGGCGGCGGTGGCATCCGCCGCCACCGCGGTGCGTCCCGCCAACCCCTCCGGATCCCCCCAGGTGGTGCTGGTGCCCCCGGGCGCGCCGGCCGCGGAGATCGGAAGGCGGCTGGAATCCGAGGGCATCATCCGCCGCGCGTCCGACTTCGTGTGGGTGGTGCGCCTGCGCCGGCTGGAGGGGCGGCTGCAGGGCGGGGAGTACCGGCTGTCTCCGGCCATGGGTCTGCTGGAGGTGGTGGATGTCCTGGCCCGGGGCCAGGTCCTCCTCCACGAGGTCACGGTGCCCGAGGGCTACACGGCACTGGATGTCGCCCGGCTCCTGGCCGACGCCGGCCTGGGCGACCGCCGGCGGCTGGAGGCGCTGGTCCGGGGTGGCGCGGCGCGCCTGCCCCACGCCTTTCTCCGCGGCGTGCCCACCGGCTCTCTGGAAGGGTACCTGTTTCCCGACACCTACCGCCTGCCCCGGGGCTGGCCCGAGGAGCGGGTGGTGGGCGTCCTGCTGGACCGGTTTGCCGACGTGGTCCTTCCCCTGTGGCGGCAGGAGGGAGGAGGCCGGTCCCTGCATGAGATCGTCACGATGGCGTCCCTGGTGGAACGGGAGGCCCGGCGGGACGACGAGCGGGCGCTGATCGCGGGCGTCCTGTACAACCGCCTGCGCCGCGGCATGCGCCTGGAGGTGGACGCGACGGTCCTGTATGCGTTGGGCCGGCACAAGGCGGTGGTGACCTACCGCGACCTGGACGTGGACTCCCCGTACAACACCTACCGCCGGGCGGGCCTGCCTCCCGGCCCCATCGCCAACCCGGGTCTGGCGTCCATCCGGGCGGCCCTGCGGCCGGCGGCCACCGACTACCTGTACTACGTGGCCCGGCCCGACGGCTCCCACGTCTTCAGCCGCACCTACCGCGAGCACCTGGCCGCCATCCGGAGGCACCGGTCGGGCCAGTGA
- a CDS encoding YqeG family HAD IIIA-type phosphatase, which translates to MITAWLRAARGRMLPLTRWVTPSRTAASVLDLSPQDLRAGGVRGLILDLDNTVVPWGSAAPSADVVRWVSAVRAAGLAVCIVSNSFTSRARRVGEILGVPVVSWAAKPAPWAFRRALRVLGTAPAQTALVGDQLFTDILGGNLLGLRTILVEPLSPREFVTTRWVRRLEAAVRRMVGGGPGGGTAGDSHQQPGDD; encoded by the coding sequence GTGATCACGGCGTGGTTGCGGGCGGCGCGCGGCCGCATGTTGCCCCTGACCCGGTGGGTCACCCCGAGCCGGACCGCGGCGTCGGTCCTCGACCTGTCCCCCCAGGACCTGCGCGCGGGCGGGGTGCGGGGGCTGATCCTGGACCTGGACAACACCGTGGTGCCCTGGGGGTCGGCCGCTCCCTCTGCCGACGTGGTGCGGTGGGTGTCGGCGGTGCGGGCGGCGGGCCTGGCGGTGTGCATCGTCTCCAACAGCTTCACCTCCCGCGCCCGGCGGGTGGGGGAGATCCTGGGCGTTCCGGTGGTGTCCTGGGCCGCCAAACCGGCGCCGTGGGCCTTCCGGCGCGCCCTGCGGGTCCTGGGGACCGCCCCCGCCCAGACGGCGCTGGTGGGCGATCAGCTGTTCACCGACATCCTGGGCGGCAACCTGCTGGGCCTGCGCACGATCCTGGTGGAGCCGCTGTCGCCCCGGGAGTTTGTCACCACCCGGTGGGTCCGCCGCCTGGAGGCCGCGGTGCGCCGGATGGTGGGCGGCGGGCCGGGCGGTGGCACGGCAGGGGACTCTCACCAGCAGCCCGGGGATGACTAA
- a CDS encoding transglycosylase SLT domain-containing protein yields MSAQQKRYAAVIVATVGVLVAAAAAAVAGDALTAARQAHLAGRHAQAVALLRAYLQAHPADASAWVWLGASYYQLGAAPQAVASFRQALALRPSPEVALWLGAALVKAGRDDEARAAFRRAARSPHPQTSTLAWQWLRAQEADHMAVLAHPPSVDAYARVVRWYNPVLSASQVDAIVRSVLYYSDRYAVDPRLVVALIAVESGFHIGARSPAGAVGLGQLMPQTWQSLGVNPLDPVGNIYGTVRWLRAQLDRFGGNVSLALAAYNAGHGAVTRYNGIPPYRETQWYVLNVLRLYTHLAGGVRQASSR; encoded by the coding sequence GTGAGCGCCCAACAGAAGCGGTATGCGGCGGTCATCGTGGCCACCGTGGGGGTGCTGGTGGCGGCGGCCGCCGCCGCGGTGGCAGGCGACGCGCTGACAGCTGCCAGACAGGCGCACCTGGCCGGCCGCCACGCCCAGGCGGTGGCCCTTCTGCGGGCGTATCTGCAGGCCCACCCCGCCGACGCGTCCGCCTGGGTGTGGCTGGGCGCGTCCTACTACCAGCTGGGGGCCGCCCCCCAGGCCGTGGCATCCTTCCGGCAGGCCCTGGCCCTGCGTCCCTCCCCCGAGGTCGCCCTGTGGCTGGGAGCCGCCTTGGTGAAGGCGGGCCGGGATGACGAGGCGCGCGCCGCCTTCCGGAGGGCCGCCCGCAGCCCCCACCCGCAGACCTCCACCCTGGCCTGGCAGTGGCTGCGGGCCCAGGAGGCCGACCACATGGCCGTGCTGGCCCACCCGCCGTCTGTGGACGCCTACGCCCGCGTGGTGCGCTGGTACAACCCCGTCCTGTCCGCATCCCAGGTGGATGCCATCGTCCGCAGCGTCCTGTACTACAGTGACCGCTATGCCGTCGACCCCCGCCTGGTGGTGGCCCTGATCGCCGTGGAGTCCGGGTTCCACATCGGCGCCCGCTCGCCGGCCGGAGCGGTCGGTCTGGGACAGCTGATGCCCCAGACCTGGCAGAGCCTGGGGGTGAACCCCCTGGACCCGGTGGGCAACATCTACGGGACGGTGCGGTGGCTGCGGGCCCAGCTGGACCGCTTCGGGGGCAACGTCTCCCTGGCCCTGGCGGCCTACAACGCCGGCCACGGCGCCGTGACCCGGTACAACGGGATCCCGCCCTACCGGGAAACCCAGTGGTACGTGCTCAACGTCCTGCGCCTGTACACCCACCTGGCCGGAGGCGTCCGGCAGGCCTCCTCCCGCTGA
- a CDS encoding sigma-70 family RNA polymerase sigma factor, translated as MGRRGTLHAARETPPDDFLAWFRAYRSSRSPDLHEKLTTHFMPLVHQVARRYARSGIPLDDLHQIGYIGLMNAVTNFDPDRRVKFETYARHLIAGEIRHYLRDQGTTVRRPRWLYEMDHRVNRAVTSLTQRIGRPPTPAEIAREIQSSEDEVVEVLQARESLRLVSLDEEREGDDGAPIAQRDRITTKHVAGSMPVEERVLVHDAVERLSDLQRKVIYYLFFMDLTQTEAARRLGISQKHVSRVMHAALRRLRESLRPEAV; from the coding sequence ATGGGACGCAGGGGCACGCTGCATGCGGCGCGGGAGACCCCGCCCGACGACTTCCTGGCCTGGTTCCGCGCGTATCGTTCGTCACGATCCCCCGACCTGCACGAGAAACTGACCACCCACTTCATGCCGCTGGTCCACCAGGTGGCCCGCCGGTACGCCCGCTCGGGCATCCCCCTGGACGACCTGCATCAGATCGGGTACATCGGCCTGATGAACGCGGTCACCAACTTCGACCCCGACCGGCGGGTCAAGTTCGAGACCTACGCCCGCCACCTGATCGCCGGCGAGATCCGCCACTACCTGCGCGACCAGGGGACGACGGTCCGCCGGCCGCGCTGGCTGTACGAGATGGACCACCGGGTCAACCGGGCGGTGACCAGCCTCACCCAGCGCATCGGGCGGCCGCCCACCCCCGCCGAGATCGCCCGGGAGATCCAGAGCTCCGAGGACGAGGTGGTGGAGGTCCTGCAGGCCCGGGAGTCGCTGCGGCTCGTCTCGCTGGACGAGGAGCGGGAGGGCGACGACGGCGCCCCCATCGCCCAGCGGGACCGCATCACCACCAAGCACGTGGCCGGCTCGATGCCCGTGGAAGAGCGGGTGCTGGTCCACGACGCCGTGGAGCGCCTGTCGGATCTGCAGCGCAAGGTGATCTACTACCTGTTCTTCATGGACCTGACCCAGACGGAGGCCGCCCGCCGGCTGGGCATCTCCCAGAAGCACGTCTCCCGGGTGATGCACGCCGCCCTGCGGCGCCTGCGGGAGAGTCTGCGGCCGGAGGCGGTGTGA
- a CDS encoding MerR family transcriptional regulator — translation MKTEDRTVAPDLPIYPIRTVARLTGVDARRIRAWESQYGLLRPARTRGGHRLFSQRDLELIRRIKRLIDEEGLRLQGVRLLLEAEAAADGGTER, via the coding sequence GTGAAGACCGAGGACCGGACCGTGGCGCCCGATCTGCCCATCTACCCCATCCGCACGGTGGCCCGCCTGACGGGCGTGGACGCCCGGCGGATCCGGGCGTGGGAGAGCCAGTACGGGCTGCTCCGCCCCGCCCGCACCCGGGGAGGGCACCGGCTGTTCAGCCAGCGCGACCTGGAGCTGATCCGGCGCATCAAGCGCCTCATCGACGAAGAGGGGCTCCGCCTGCAGGGGGTGCGGCTGCTGCTGGAGGCGGAGGCCGCCGCCGACGGCGGCACCGAGCGCTGA